A window from Symbiopectobacterium purcellii encodes these proteins:
- a CDS encoding flavodoxin yields the protein MSFMGQTAFAANNASTQSRTLIIYFSQPEGMKPDAVDGFSGASVLQKNTPETGSTQYVAQLLQKQTQGDLYRIETTTPYPRQHEALLRAAEKEQQTKARPSLNTPLPDLSHYDTIYVGYPIWWYTMPMVIYGLFEQNDFANKTIIPFTTHGGSRLADSLREIARRQPKAKLITRALSLSRDDISHPDVPAQVEQWVKNVQPQR from the coding sequence ATGAGTTTTATGGGACAGACCGCTTTTGCAGCAAACAACGCATCCACGCAGTCCCGCACACTGATTATCTATTTTTCGCAGCCCGAGGGAATGAAGCCTGATGCGGTGGACGGTTTTTCCGGCGCCAGCGTATTGCAAAAAAATACGCCGGAGACCGGCAGTACCCAATATGTTGCACAGCTACTTCAGAAACAGACGCAAGGCGATCTGTACCGCATTGAGACAACCACACCTTATCCTCGCCAGCATGAGGCGTTGCTACGCGCGGCCGAAAAGGAACAGCAAACAAAAGCCAGGCCTTCACTAAACACACCGCTTCCGGATCTTAGTCATTACGACACCATTTATGTCGGTTATCCCATCTGGTGGTATACCATGCCAATGGTGATATATGGCCTCTTTGAGCAAAACGACTTTGCCAACAAAACCATCATTCCCTTTACCACCCATGGTGGTAGTCGCTTAGCGGACTCCCTGCGAGAAATCGCCCGCAGGCAGCCAAAGGCAAAACTAATTACTCGCGCACTTTCACTATCGCGTGATGATATTTCACACCCTGATGTACCCGCACAGGTAGAGCAGTGGGTCAAAAACGTTCAGCCACAGCGTTAA
- a CDS encoding heavy metal sensor histidine kinase: MLNRSISVHLALMFALSALLIVSAIGVLLRNSLHDSLQKQMHNELLFRESLMRPWITAQTSSDGWPTLANKFNALTSSEGERVRYWIVSDNPRFSMGGIPPEGVQWSSLQEGVNKMPGASEGVCSLFLLVKTIPANGQRPEVRYVVAIDSTPYMGTLDAFTHTLLIIAALGVFIVALLGYMVSRIGMRPVETLSQQAQHLAPGDHGQRLDAIVLPEELQQLAASFNGVLARQEIAWRQLESFNADVAHELRTPLTNLIGQTQLGLSRRRSHDELEELLGSNLEELERMASIVNDMLFLSHAHAGEHASQLTQVSLREEALKTAEYVEPSFAEKHLSLDVEGDVTAHIDRRLFHRSLANLLENSARHSLPKSTVTIRLSEKNNHARVEVSNQGEPIAAAHLRRLFERFYRVDASRTRSDTHHGLGLSIVRAVAIMHRGDVFARSEGGVNTFGLTFAKRPSADRSEMLSSEKKAESKFSKPTDDIVREPSV; the protein is encoded by the coding sequence ATGCTTAATCGCTCCATCTCAGTCCATCTGGCACTGATGTTTGCCTTATCCGCCCTTCTGATTGTTTCAGCGATCGGCGTGCTGCTACGAAATTCCTTACACGACTCCCTGCAAAAACAGATGCACAACGAGCTCCTCTTCCGGGAATCATTGATGCGTCCTTGGATCACCGCACAAACGTCATCTGATGGTTGGCCTACGCTTGCCAATAAATTCAACGCGTTAACCAGTTCAGAAGGCGAGCGCGTTCGCTACTGGATAGTGAGCGATAACCCACGCTTTAGTATGGGGGGAATACCGCCGGAGGGTGTTCAGTGGTCCTCTTTGCAGGAAGGCGTTAATAAAATGCCTGGCGCATCTGAAGGTGTCTGCTCACTGTTTCTTCTCGTGAAAACGATCCCCGCGAACGGTCAAAGGCCTGAGGTACGCTATGTGGTTGCCATCGACTCCACCCCGTATATGGGCACACTCGATGCGTTCACCCACACGCTGCTGATAATTGCCGCACTGGGTGTATTTATCGTCGCGTTGCTGGGCTATATGGTTTCAAGGATCGGCATGCGTCCCGTTGAGACACTCAGTCAGCAGGCACAACATCTCGCCCCGGGAGACCATGGCCAACGCCTTGATGCTATTGTTTTGCCCGAAGAATTACAGCAGCTCGCGGCGTCATTTAACGGTGTGCTAGCGCGTCAAGAAATAGCCTGGCGGCAACTCGAAAGTTTTAATGCCGATGTTGCCCATGAACTGCGGACACCACTGACTAACCTTATTGGTCAGACACAATTGGGGCTGTCACGTCGACGTTCGCATGATGAGTTGGAAGAGTTACTGGGTTCAAATCTCGAAGAACTTGAACGTATGGCATCGATCGTTAACGACATGCTTTTCCTGTCACATGCTCACGCGGGAGAACATGCTTCCCAGCTTACGCAGGTTTCCCTGCGCGAAGAGGCCCTTAAAACCGCGGAATATGTAGAGCCTTCCTTTGCTGAAAAGCATCTTTCCCTTGATGTTGAGGGTGATGTCACCGCGCATATAGACCGACGACTGTTCCACCGTTCACTTGCCAATTTACTGGAAAACAGTGCAAGGCATTCGCTACCTAAAAGTACGGTTACTATCCGGTTGAGCGAAAAGAATAATCACGCAAGGGTTGAGGTTTCAAATCAAGGCGAGCCCATTGCAGCAGCACATTTACGTCGACTCTTTGAACGTTTCTATCGCGTCGACGCCTCACGCACCAGGAGTGATACCCACCATGGTCTGGGGTTATCGATCGTACGTGCCGTCGCGATTATGCACCGGGGAGACGTCTTTGCGCGGAGTGAGGGCGGTGTTAATACCTTTGGATTGACATTTGCTAAACGACCTAGCGCTGACCGATCAGAGATGCTGAGTTCAGAGAAAAAAGCGGAAAGTAAATTCTCCAAGCCTACTGACGACATTGTCAGAGAGCCGTCAGTCTGA
- a CDS encoding heavy metal response regulator transcription factor, whose amino-acid sequence MRLLLVEDEEKTSTYLNRALGESGFTVDVSADGAEGLHYALEFDYDAIILDVMLPGIDGYRVLEGIRASKQTPVLMLSARGSVDERVKGLRLGADDYLPKPFSLIELVARIQALVRRRSTDGADITQLHIHDLHLDLLARRVFRSGTRLELTAKEFSLLSLLARHQGEILSKMMIAEQVWDMNFDSDANVVEVAIKRLRAKVDAPFGIKLLHTVRGMGYVLEVRSE is encoded by the coding sequence ATGCGCCTGTTGTTAGTCGAAGATGAAGAAAAAACATCAACCTACCTCAACCGTGCGTTGGGTGAATCTGGATTTACGGTGGATGTCTCTGCGGATGGTGCTGAAGGTCTTCACTACGCACTCGAGTTCGACTATGACGCGATAATCCTTGATGTGATGTTGCCGGGAATCGATGGCTACCGCGTGCTTGAAGGCATACGAGCCAGTAAACAGACCCCCGTGTTGATGTTATCTGCACGGGGATCCGTTGACGAGCGGGTTAAAGGGCTTCGCCTTGGCGCCGATGATTATCTCCCAAAGCCCTTCTCGCTCATTGAGTTGGTGGCACGTATTCAAGCGCTCGTACGTCGCCGTTCAACGGATGGCGCAGATATCACGCAGTTGCACATTCACGACCTGCATCTCGACTTGCTGGCTCGCCGGGTGTTTCGCTCAGGAACGCGGCTGGAACTGACGGCAAAAGAGTTTTCTCTGTTGAGCCTTTTGGCACGCCATCAGGGCGAAATTCTGTCAAAGATGATGATTGCGGAACAGGTATGGGACATGAATTTTGACAGCGATGCCAACGTCGTTGAAGTGGCGATTAAACGCCTGCGTGCCAAAGTTGATGCCCCATTTGGCATCAAATTACTTCATACCGTGCGCGGTATGGGGTACGTCCTCGAAGTCAGATCTGAATAA
- a CDS encoding aldo/keto reductase — protein sequence MKSQNTPAMPERRKLLVAGTGIVAASLIPHGLAAGKSAQNHAPSQNSKRLTALGKRQLGKMEVSAVGLGVQNMSRKYDTSVPWRPEMVNVIRRAFDEGVTFFDTAEAYGTFEVEKILGEAIAPFRDKIVIATKFGWNIDQQTGNRLPGLNSRPEHIRLVVDNMLKRLNTDRIDLLYQHRVDPQIPIEDVAGVIKDLMDQGKVLHWGLSEMGINTLRRAHAALPVTAVQSEYSMLWRGPEKHVLPVCEELGIGFVPWSPLGVQFLTGWIDEKTRFATGDFRATETRFSPDNLPHNLQLVELLKTWALRKNAAPGQIALAWLLARKPWIVPIPGTTNKDHMLQNTAATDLSLTPDDMTELTRSLDAITIQGQRLPDSVQVYSDVEAPLKR from the coding sequence ATGAAAAGCCAAAACACCCCTGCGATGCCAGAGCGACGTAAGCTCTTAGTGGCAGGAACGGGTATCGTCGCCGCCTCACTGATTCCCCATGGATTGGCAGCAGGGAAATCCGCTCAGAACCATGCCCCCAGTCAAAACAGCAAGCGCCTTACTGCACTGGGCAAACGTCAACTCGGGAAGATGGAAGTCTCTGCTGTAGGTTTAGGCGTTCAGAACATGAGCCGCAAATACGACACCTCGGTCCCCTGGCGTCCCGAGATGGTGAATGTTATTCGCCGCGCATTTGATGAGGGTGTCACTTTTTTCGACACCGCTGAAGCCTACGGCACCTTTGAAGTAGAGAAAATCCTTGGGGAAGCCATCGCGCCTTTCAGGGACAAAATCGTTATCGCCACTAAATTTGGCTGGAACATCGATCAGCAAACAGGCAATCGTCTGCCGGGGCTCAACAGCAGACCGGAGCATATCAGGCTGGTCGTCGACAATATGCTCAAACGCCTGAACACCGATCGCATTGATTTACTGTATCAGCACCGGGTTGACCCTCAGATTCCGATCGAAGATGTCGCAGGGGTAATCAAGGATTTAATGGATCAGGGGAAAGTCCTGCACTGGGGTCTATCAGAAATGGGCATTAATACATTGAGGCGAGCTCATGCGGCATTACCTGTCACAGCCGTACAAAGTGAATATTCAATGCTCTGGCGGGGCCCCGAAAAACATGTCCTTCCAGTATGCGAGGAACTGGGCATTGGGTTTGTGCCATGGAGTCCATTAGGCGTGCAGTTTTTAACAGGCTGGATCGATGAGAAGACCCGATTCGCGACGGGTGATTTCCGCGCGACAGAAACGCGCTTCTCGCCTGACAACCTCCCGCATAACTTACAGCTGGTTGAGTTATTGAAAACCTGGGCGCTAAGAAAAAATGCCGCGCCGGGTCAAATAGCGCTGGCATGGTTGCTGGCTCGAAAACCCTGGATTGTCCCGATCCCTGGCACCACAAACAAGGACCATATGCTGCAAAACACCGCCGCTACCGACCTCTCACTGACGCCCGACGACATGACCGAACTTACCCGTTCACTGGATGCTATCACCATCCAGGGTCAACGACTGCCGGATTCAGTGCAGGTTTATTCAGATGTCGAAGCACCGTTGAAACGTTAA
- a CDS encoding alpha/beta hydrolase, with amino-acid sequence MKFNLLSAIFLTAMAGVTSANAADYKNNPFTLVYDGAITENVNGKVNIHPVKYDLHGIQIAANVYTPANYDPAKKYPAVVVAHPNGGVKEQVAGLYAQRLAERGYITITADAAWQGGSGGMPRSVDKPANRVEDVHGMADYISQYPGVDTSRLGLLGICGGGGYSLVAAETDKRFKSIATISMFNSGLVRRNGLQDSQLDTVQQRLQQASNARAQEAVGGEILYSGDANLTDEQIAKLPFALYRQGYEYYWKTHAHPNSTFKYTTSSLLDLMNFDVTGHINLINKPLLMIAGTKADTLYMTEDAFAKATGTNNKELFLIDGATHIETYWVPKYVDQAMQQLGIFFDKNS; translated from the coding sequence ATGAAATTCAATCTACTAAGTGCAATTTTCCTTACAGCAATGGCTGGTGTTACCTCAGCCAATGCGGCTGATTACAAAAACAACCCATTCACCCTCGTCTATGACGGGGCCATCACTGAGAACGTCAACGGCAAGGTCAACATCCATCCGGTGAAGTACGATCTGCATGGCATCCAAATTGCCGCGAATGTCTATACGCCAGCCAACTACGATCCGGCGAAAAAATACCCCGCCGTGGTGGTCGCACACCCTAATGGTGGCGTCAAAGAGCAGGTCGCCGGGTTATACGCTCAGCGTCTGGCCGAGCGGGGTTATATCACTATTACCGCAGATGCCGCCTGGCAGGGGGGCAGCGGGGGTATGCCTCGCAGCGTAGATAAACCCGCTAATCGCGTTGAGGATGTTCACGGCATGGCTGACTACATCAGCCAGTACCCAGGGGTTGATACTTCCCGTCTCGGTCTGCTTGGCATCTGCGGAGGCGGTGGGTACTCACTGGTTGCAGCAGAAACGGACAAACGATTCAAATCTATTGCGACCATCAGCATGTTTAATTCAGGACTTGTGCGCCGTAATGGTTTACAGGATTCACAATTAGATACTGTCCAACAGCGGTTACAGCAGGCTTCAAACGCGCGAGCACAGGAAGCCGTCGGAGGCGAAATACTTTACTCCGGCGATGCAAATCTGACGGATGAACAGATTGCTAAATTACCTTTTGCCTTATATCGGCAAGGCTACGAATATTATTGGAAAACTCACGCACACCCGAACTCAACGTTTAAATACACCACAAGCAGCTTGCTGGATTTGATGAACTTTGACGTGACAGGCCATATCAATCTCATCAATAAACCACTGCTGATGATTGCCGGTACCAAAGCGGATACGTTGTATATGACTGAAGATGCATTCGCTAAAGCTACCGGTACGAACAACAAAGAACTCTTCTTGATTGACGGCGCTACCCATATCGAGACTTACTGGGTTCCTAAATACGTTGATCAGGCAATGCAACAGTTAGGCATCTTCTTCGATAAAAATAGTTAA
- a CDS encoding SDR family oxidoreductase → MGRLDGKYALITGGNSGIGLETARQFLAEGATVAITGRSELKLLEIKREYGDIATFLSDAGDISQQSSLAAALQEQWPRLDILYINAGDVTHKPLETWDEQAYDRLMNTNLKGPFFLIKALLPMLSNPSSVIVCGSVSARIGLPQSSAYAASKAALLSLARTLSAELHPRGIRVNGLSPGPTETPALNKLSGGENEEKLRDDIRALVPVGRLGTPYELAKAAVFLASDESSFVVGTDLLVDGGVGNL, encoded by the coding sequence ATGGGCAGACTTGATGGTAAATATGCACTGATCACCGGTGGCAACAGCGGTATTGGTTTAGAAACGGCGCGCCAGTTTCTGGCAGAGGGAGCAACGGTAGCCATCACTGGCCGTAGCGAACTAAAACTTCTGGAAATAAAAAGAGAGTACGGAGACATTGCCACGTTTCTAAGTGATGCAGGGGATATCTCCCAACAAAGCAGCCTGGCTGCAGCGTTACAGGAACAATGGCCGAGACTTGATATTTTGTATATAAACGCAGGTGATGTGACGCACAAACCGCTGGAGACCTGGGATGAGCAAGCATACGATCGTCTAATGAACACCAACCTTAAAGGCCCTTTTTTCCTGATCAAGGCGCTGCTTCCAATGCTGTCGAACCCCTCTTCCGTCATTGTTTGTGGCTCAGTGAGCGCACGGATTGGGCTTCCACAAAGTAGTGCTTACGCGGCAAGTAAAGCCGCGCTGCTGTCTCTGGCAAGAACACTTTCTGCGGAGCTTCACCCCCGCGGCATTCGGGTCAATGGCTTAAGTCCCGGGCCTACGGAGACACCGGCATTAAACAAACTGAGTGGTGGAGAGAATGAAGAAAAGCTCAGAGACGATATTCGAGCGCTGGTCCCTGTCGGCCGTTTAGGAACACCGTATGAATTAGCTAAAGCGGCCGTTTTTCTTGCTTCTGACGAGTCCTCATTCGTCGTTGGCACAGACTTACTGGTGGATGGCGGGGTTGGTAATCTTTAG
- a CDS encoding winged helix-turn-helix transcriptional regulator translates to MTQNISALIEADAGCPMVSFVNLIAGKWAIPILYRLILLNKPFRFSDLLRAVEPITQKELTRQLRQFEARGLVTRNVFAEVPPRVEYQITELGKSLRPTLDSLADWMRANAAVLK, encoded by the coding sequence ATGACACAAAATATTTCGGCCTTGATTGAGGCTGATGCAGGATGCCCGATGGTGAGTTTTGTGAATCTGATTGCGGGAAAATGGGCGATCCCAATCCTTTATCGTCTGATTTTATTAAATAAGCCTTTTCGTTTCAGTGACTTGCTGCGGGCCGTCGAGCCTATCACTCAAAAAGAACTGACGCGCCAACTCCGGCAGTTTGAGGCACGAGGGTTAGTCACCAGAAACGTGTTTGCTGAAGTTCCACCACGCGTTGAATACCAAATAACGGAGTTGGGTAAATCATTACGTCCGACATTAGACTCGTTGGCTGATTGGATGAGGGCTAACGCGGCTGTGCTGAAATGA
- a CDS encoding zinc-dependent alcohol dehydrogenase family protein, with protein MNKVAIWYRHFGVPEQTLELETAPVESLTPGLMRIRMQLSPVNASDLIPVTGAYGHRIIPPLVAGYEGVGEVITAPETWSHLVGKRVLPLRGQGTWQSLVDCPPEYAIPVPDWICSDLAARAFINPAAALMMLRLYSPEGKRVLLTAAGSDCSLLLGQWALRFGAVSVTGIHRSAAHATRLAACGITSVSQEDAGAIERSASESDLVFDATGGKLATSILQHLPETSTFVCYGLLSGIPFRQHHSRPFVRWFHIRNYLNSMDIRQWHALFSEIWPLLNTSSYSGAVRYPVASWKEAIGFYRESGRSGKPLLIMN; from the coding sequence ATGAATAAGGTAGCCATCTGGTACAGGCATTTCGGCGTTCCAGAGCAAACACTTGAGTTGGAAACAGCGCCGGTGGAATCACTTACACCCGGGCTCATGCGGATCAGGATGCAGCTTTCTCCCGTGAATGCCTCCGATCTGATCCCTGTTACAGGTGCATACGGGCATCGTATTATCCCCCCCTTAGTGGCCGGATATGAAGGTGTCGGTGAGGTCATCACTGCACCGGAAACATGGTCTCATCTGGTGGGGAAACGCGTTTTGCCGCTCCGGGGACAAGGAACATGGCAGTCTCTTGTTGATTGCCCACCTGAGTATGCCATTCCGGTACCTGACTGGATCTGTAGCGATCTGGCGGCACGGGCTTTTATTAATCCTGCGGCGGCTCTAATGATGCTCCGGTTATACTCACCTGAAGGTAAGCGCGTTCTGCTGACTGCCGCAGGCTCTGACTGCAGCCTTCTTCTGGGACAATGGGCGCTACGGTTCGGAGCAGTCTCAGTGACAGGCATTCATCGTTCAGCGGCACATGCCACCAGACTGGCGGCATGTGGTATCACATCTGTCAGCCAGGAAGACGCCGGTGCCATCGAACGTTCCGCTTCTGAATCTGATCTTGTTTTCGATGCCACAGGGGGAAAACTGGCCACGTCTATACTGCAACATCTGCCTGAGACATCCACGTTTGTTTGTTACGGACTCTTATCCGGTATCCCGTTCAGGCAGCACCATTCCCGACCGTTTGTCCGCTGGTTCCATATCCGTAATTATCTGAATAGCATGGACATTAGGCAATGGCATGCCTTGTTTTCTGAAATCTGGCCATTACTAAATACCAGCAGCTACAGTGGCGCTGTCCGCTATCCGGTTGCTTCCTGGAAGGAAGCCATAGGCTTCTATCGAGAATCCGGGCGTTCGGGTAAACCGTTGCTGATAATGAATTGA
- a CDS encoding arginase family protein, with protein MTSKTLRLLFPQWQGGNNPSYHLGSLLLAFLSPESKGPVESVPVEMPTSKPQNEVDGITAKPQIIRQLNDAAALIGKHAPDSIVVFGGDCLVSLAPFAHLLNKYRDKLGVLWIDSHPDVQTAEQYPNAHAHVLGALIGNGDKDLVAHVTTRLAPSKIMIAGIHAPLAYEAEFLARHHIATTCPEQVKNGATEVMEWISREKIEYLAIHIDLDVLDPSLFRSVLFAKPGRGKHDFGGVAEGKLAIEDVLKLIAQVTSEAEPVGLTIAEHMPWDMLNLKNMLSALPLMK; from the coding sequence ATGACCAGCAAAACACTCCGACTTTTATTTCCTCAATGGCAGGGTGGCAATAATCCTTCCTACCATCTTGGTTCGCTTCTTCTCGCGTTTCTTTCACCCGAATCGAAAGGGCCTGTTGAATCCGTTCCAGTCGAGATGCCCACTTCGAAGCCGCAGAACGAGGTGGACGGCATTACTGCCAAACCTCAAATCATCAGGCAACTCAACGATGCAGCCGCGCTTATTGGGAAGCATGCTCCCGATTCAATTGTCGTTTTTGGCGGCGATTGCCTGGTATCTCTGGCACCTTTCGCACATCTGCTCAATAAATATCGCGACAAACTTGGTGTGCTTTGGATCGATTCTCACCCTGACGTTCAGACGGCGGAACAGTACCCAAATGCCCATGCTCACGTGCTAGGCGCGCTGATTGGAAATGGCGATAAAGACTTAGTTGCTCATGTAACAACCAGACTTGCCCCGTCAAAAATCATGATTGCAGGTATTCACGCTCCCCTGGCTTACGAAGCTGAATTCCTCGCTCGTCATCATATTGCGACGACATGCCCTGAACAGGTTAAAAACGGTGCAACTGAAGTCATGGAATGGATTTCGAGAGAAAAAATTGAATATCTGGCTATCCATATCGATCTGGATGTACTAGATCCGTCGCTGTTCCGTTCCGTTCTTTTCGCAAAACCTGGTCGAGGAAAGCACGACTTTGGTGGCGTGGCAGAAGGGAAACTGGCTATTGAAGATGTGCTCAAGCTTATAGCTCAGGTAACCTCTGAGGCAGAACCTGTCGGTTTGACGATTGCCGAACATATGCCGTGGGATATGCTGAATCTCAAGAATATGCTTAGCGCATTACCGCTAATGAAGTAA
- a CDS encoding TetR/AcrR family transcriptional regulator: MLKKTETYHKLITAAAACFAEKGFSATSVREISTRAGISQGAMYTYFKSKDDLIKAIVLEEQNSALKAHNASSTGTYLDHLCAQVASCISDVGYPVTHQLWVEIMAESARNPELQKTYISSDTVMRRSLAGIIAEGIAAGEFRRDIDLEEVTIILFAFIDGLIARKAINASFSFRRDVPMFFELMSKLLK, translated from the coding sequence ATGTTAAAGAAAACGGAAACCTACCATAAGCTGATCACCGCTGCCGCTGCCTGTTTTGCCGAAAAGGGCTTTAGTGCGACAAGCGTACGTGAGATCTCAACCCGGGCTGGAATCAGTCAGGGGGCGATGTACACCTATTTCAAAAGCAAGGATGACCTCATCAAGGCTATCGTTCTTGAAGAGCAAAACTCAGCGTTAAAAGCCCATAATGCTTCATCTACCGGCACTTATTTAGACCACCTTTGCGCGCAGGTCGCTTCCTGCATAAGCGATGTTGGTTATCCCGTCACGCATCAACTGTGGGTTGAAATAATGGCGGAATCTGCGCGGAACCCTGAATTGCAAAAAACATATATATCCAGTGATACTGTCATGCGACGAAGTCTCGCAGGGATTATCGCGGAAGGTATTGCGGCGGGAGAATTTCGCCGGGATATTGACCTTGAGGAAGTCACCATTATTCTTTTTGCCTTTATTGACGGTTTAATCGCGCGCAAGGCAATAAACGCTTCCTTCTCTTTCAGGCGTGACGTGCCAATGTTCTTTGAACTGATGTCAAAATTATTAAAATAA
- a CDS encoding DUF2251 domain-containing protein, whose translation MTILLTIQAQLIIGEAQVIKSLAPEGMLAAVFEDDGQTGYFYALDESVEGNPILDAVHIYNVEDISDGYIPSDVKIGWSEDSQKCVLLINGYPHGAFDFVGKKGYCRSGFPPPINKDWSASGHEWSDTVDDFFR comes from the coding sequence ATGACGATTTTACTGACTATACAGGCCCAGCTCATTATTGGAGAAGCGCAGGTGATAAAAAGCCTGGCTCCTGAGGGTATGCTGGCCGCCGTATTTGAAGACGACGGCCAGACCGGGTATTTCTACGCGCTCGATGAGTCCGTTGAAGGAAACCCGATTCTGGATGCAGTGCATATCTACAATGTTGAGGATATTTCAGACGGCTACATTCCTTCTGACGTTAAAATCGGCTGGTCAGAAGACAGTCAGAAGTGCGTGCTCCTTATCAACGGATATCCACACGGAGCGTTCGATTTCGTGGGGAAAAAGGGGTACTGCAGAAGCGGATTTCCTCCCCCGATAAACAAGGATTGGTCTGCGTCCGGCCATGAGTGGAGCGATACGGTGGATGACTTTTTCCGGTGA
- a CDS encoding PLP-dependent aminotransferase family protein: MANIISCIVRFIENQTVQIAMSAPSQSSPHYRRIAAMLRLTLDSGALRAGDRMISARKLAEREHVSLPTALEALRCLEAEGLIVARPRSGYFVSQVNTSSHPLSGPVPVTMSAVARSLFSSAEMRLVPLGAALPDPSWLPGDILQRALHAASRRLVAHGQSYSLPPGRADLRNKIAAHAAQWGAHFGADDIVITTGATQALRLALRAVCQPGDVVAIEQPAYFGTLLLLEDLGLKALQIPTDPAEGLLLAPLADAIERHRPAAVLASPTVQNPLGASMPIARKKELVALIEGAGIPLIEDDVYGDLAGEGQRPPACKAFDQSGSVIYCNSLSKTLAPGWRIGWIVAGRYHLQVLQARMAGDWAGAPLLEAAASDVLASGDYERHLRRLKSRVTQGVHVVIARVEASFPPGTRVTVPAAGFLLWVELPQQINALEVHRRALALGIGVSPGPLFSPGAELQNFLRLNCANEPTPHLLNAVEQLGALCHQLARSE, from the coding sequence ATGGCGAACATCATTAGCTGTATAGTCAGATTTATCGAAAATCAGACTGTACAGATCGCGATGTCCGCCCCGTCTCAATCGTCTCCACATTACCGCCGAATTGCTGCAATGCTGCGCCTCACTCTTGACTCTGGCGCGCTGCGAGCCGGTGACCGGATGATCTCCGCGCGTAAGCTGGCCGAACGCGAGCACGTTAGCCTGCCAACGGCACTGGAAGCGCTCCGCTGTCTTGAGGCCGAAGGTCTGATTGTTGCTCGTCCACGCTCGGGCTACTTCGTCAGTCAGGTCAATACGTCCTCCCATCCTTTGTCTGGTCCTGTCCCTGTAACAATGTCAGCCGTGGCACGGTCACTATTCAGTAGTGCAGAAATGCGTCTGGTGCCACTTGGGGCCGCGCTACCCGATCCATCCTGGCTACCTGGCGATATCCTGCAACGGGCACTGCATGCAGCGAGCCGTCGCCTGGTCGCCCATGGGCAAAGTTATAGCCTGCCACCGGGGAGGGCTGACCTGCGCAATAAGATTGCCGCTCACGCCGCGCAGTGGGGGGCCCATTTTGGCGCGGATGACATCGTCATCACCACAGGCGCGACGCAGGCGCTGCGTTTGGCTCTGCGAGCAGTGTGTCAGCCAGGTGATGTCGTGGCGATCGAGCAACCCGCCTACTTTGGCACGCTCCTGCTGCTGGAGGATTTAGGTCTGAAAGCATTGCAAATCCCCACGGATCCTGCCGAAGGTTTGTTGCTGGCACCGCTGGCTGATGCCATTGAGCGTCATCGCCCAGCCGCCGTTCTGGCCTCGCCCACGGTGCAGAATCCGCTCGGTGCCAGTATGCCCATCGCGCGCAAGAAGGAACTGGTTGCCCTGATTGAAGGTGCAGGCATTCCTTTAATTGAAGACGATGTGTATGGCGATCTGGCCGGCGAAGGTCAGCGGCCTCCGGCCTGCAAAGCGTTTGACCAGAGTGGGAGTGTGATTTACTGCAATTCGTTATCCAAAACCCTTGCTCCGGGCTGGCGAATCGGTTGGATTGTGGCCGGACGCTATCATTTACAGGTATTGCAGGCTCGCATGGCCGGAGACTGGGCAGGCGCGCCGTTGCTTGAAGCCGCAGCGAGCGACGTACTGGCAAGTGGCGACTATGAGCGTCACCTGCGGCGCCTGAAATCCAGAGTTACGCAGGGGGTACACGTCGTTATAGCACGGGTCGAAGCGAGCTTCCCACCGGGTACGCGCGTTACCGTGCCAGCAGCCGGTTTTTTGTTGTGGGTAGAACTCCCACAGCAGATAAATGCGCTGGAGGTACATCGTCGTGCGCTAGCGCTGGGTATTGGTGTCAGCCCTGGCCCCTTGTTTTCCCCCGGGGCGGAATTACAAAACTTCCTGCGCTTAAATTGTGCGAACGAACCCACACCTCACTTGCTCAATGCGGTAGAACAGCTCGGCGCACTTTGTCACCAACTGGCGAGAAGTGAGTAA